From Candidatus Brocadia sinica JPN1, a single genomic window includes:
- the pstA gene encoding phosphate ABC transporter permease PstA, translated as MKKIFRTGNPSIWLTAGTLTVCLLMISGLIVLIMVNGFGIFWPRKIVQFTLRDGTVTLGEIAKKESIPHQKNACRTKLKVGNRDVYGLDFRWIDNADVISQDYPATVLAFERREWGNMYGFLKGLRQNDGIKPLGLEGMVPLLKESQALYKRIQYVEKKEIGNINYRMEKSRLELKRLMTLQPSEKIQKRIAAVKVRMDNLEKTYREKEDALAGLYTKTEEKEVVVLLADGKEKILPVFQIIRVYAPNEMGILAKMGFYITKFWEFIWGVPREANTEGGVFPAIFGTVMMVLIMSIAVVPLGVLTAVYLKEYASDNFVARLVRISVSNLAGVPSIVFGVFGLGFFIYFIGGGIDRLFFPEALPTPTFGTGGILWASLTLSLLTVPVVVVATEEGLSAVPMSVREGSYALGATKVETLWKVVIPQATPGILTGTILAMARAAGEVAPLMITGVVKLAPSLPIDSYFPYIHLERKFMHLGFHIYDVGFQSPNVEAAIPMVYTTTLVLLFTVLVLNLTAIVVRNKLKKWYSTGAM; from the coding sequence ATGAAAAAAATTTTTAGAACCGGCAATCCTTCTATATGGTTGACGGCTGGAACGCTGACAGTCTGTCTCTTGATGATATCTGGATTAATTGTACTCATTATGGTAAATGGGTTCGGCATATTCTGGCCTCGCAAGATAGTTCAGTTTACCCTCCGGGACGGTACGGTAACTTTGGGAGAAATTGCAAAAAAAGAGTCCATCCCCCACCAAAAAAACGCTTGCCGGACAAAACTGAAAGTTGGCAACAGGGACGTCTATGGGTTGGACTTCAGATGGATAGACAATGCGGATGTCATATCTCAGGATTATCCGGCAACTGTTTTAGCCTTTGAAAGACGTGAGTGGGGCAATATGTATGGTTTTTTAAAAGGCCTAAGACAAAATGATGGTATTAAACCCCTGGGGTTAGAAGGCATGGTTCCCTTGCTCAAAGAGAGCCAGGCCCTTTACAAAAGGATACAGTATGTAGAGAAAAAAGAAATTGGTAATATAAATTACCGGATGGAAAAATCCCGTCTTGAATTGAAGCGTCTGATGACGTTACAGCCATCAGAAAAAATTCAAAAAAGGATCGCGGCTGTAAAGGTCAGGATGGACAATCTGGAAAAAACATATCGGGAAAAAGAAGATGCGCTTGCCGGACTTTATACGAAGACAGAGGAAAAAGAGGTTGTTGTGCTCCTTGCGGACGGCAAGGAGAAGATTTTGCCTGTTTTTCAGATTATCCGTGTTTATGCCCCGAATGAGATGGGAATTCTTGCCAAAATGGGTTTTTATATCACGAAATTCTGGGAGTTTATCTGGGGTGTACCGAGGGAGGCGAATACGGAGGGAGGAGTGTTTCCCGCTATTTTTGGGACGGTTATGATGGTGCTGATCATGAGTATTGCAGTTGTCCCACTCGGTGTATTGACGGCGGTATATCTCAAAGAATATGCCAGCGACAATTTTGTTGCCAGGCTTGTCAGGATATCAGTGAGTAATCTGGCGGGTGTGCCTTCTATCGTCTTCGGTGTTTTTGGTCTCGGATTTTTCATTTATTTTATCGGAGGAGGTATAGACAGATTGTTTTTCCCGGAGGCCCTGCCAACTCCTACCTTTGGAACAGGTGGCATTCTGTGGGCGTCACTTACCCTGTCGCTCCTGACGGTGCCGGTGGTTGTGGTAGCAACGGAGGAGGGTCTTTCTGCTGTACCCATGTCCGTACGAGAGGGCTCGTATGCGCTTGGCGCTACCAAGGTTGAAACTCTGTGGAAAGTGGTGATCCCTCAGGCAACCCCCGGCATACTTACCGGTACTATTCTGGCTATGGCAAGGGCTGCCGGAGAGGTTGCACCCCTGATGATCACCGGTGTTGTGAAGCTAGCGCCCTCCCTGCCAATTGACAGTTACTTTCCCTATATCCATTTGGAGAGAAAATTTATGCACCTGGGGTTTCATATCTACGATGTTGGATTTCAATCACCCAATGTGGAAGCAGCCATTCCTATGGTCTATACCACAACCCTTGTTTTGCTCTTTACGGTGCTTGTATTAAACCTTACGGCCATTGTGGTGAGAAATAAGTTGAAAAAATGGTACAGCACAGGGGCGATGTAG